One window of Burkholderia vietnamiensis LMG 10929 genomic DNA carries:
- a CDS encoding ankyrin repeat domain-containing protein: MSANSPSKYFDGSYLSAAKAISDGDVAQLKSALSGIDVNKPGRQEMTLLWFAISTKNFPAISELIAHGSKPDAQIVEGLGSAMYFAITNEDTRYLKAMLDGGLSPDTVDSDGTSLLQRAMEGNGAMERVKLLVEHHANINHRDSIGGTALDSALDVAKPDIAIFLVEHGADVNAHTTNGVSVAYSVQKDIDALQPEAKQATVTDISLDKDGQPVRTTQTPPAPGLSPEGKERLEKFERLRALMIAKGAKFPPDPPAKVREQMSKK, from the coding sequence ATGAGCGCGAACTCACCCAGCAAGTATTTTGACGGCAGCTATCTGTCTGCTGCCAAGGCGATCAGCGATGGCGACGTTGCTCAACTGAAATCGGCGTTGTCCGGGATCGACGTGAACAAGCCCGGGCGACAAGAGATGACGTTGCTTTGGTTTGCCATCTCGACCAAGAATTTCCCCGCGATCAGCGAACTGATCGCGCATGGCTCAAAGCCGGACGCTCAAATCGTGGAGGGCCTGGGCAGCGCGATGTACTTCGCGATCACCAATGAAGATACTCGGTACCTGAAGGCCATGCTCGATGGGGGCTTGTCGCCGGATACGGTCGATAGCGATGGCACGAGTCTGTTGCAGCGGGCGATGGAAGGCAACGGCGCGATGGAGCGAGTAAAGCTGCTAGTCGAACATCACGCAAACATCAATCATCGCGACAGCATTGGCGGGACCGCACTGGATTCCGCGCTCGATGTCGCCAAGCCGGACATTGCGATTTTTCTCGTTGAGCATGGTGCCGATGTCAACGCCCATACGACGAACGGCGTGAGCGTGGCCTACTCCGTGCAGAAAGACATCGACGCACTGCAACCGGAGGCCAAGCAGGCCACGGTCACCGACATCTCGTTGGATAAGGATGGGCAACCGGTCAGAACGACACAGACGCCTCCCGCACCAGGGTTGTCGCCCGAGGGCAAGGAGCGCTTGGAAAAATTCGAGCGTCTGCGGGCGCTGATGATTGCGAAGGGGGCGAAGTTTCCGCCCGACCCGCCGGCGAAGGTTCGAGAACAGATGAGCAAAAAATAA
- a CDS encoding DUF4150 domain-containing protein translates to MADNVMARKDGQWTIVSMMPDVCKTPMGSSSPPVPYPVTASLGDSQMTSKTVFANGNPIVRFDSSFAPDTIGDQAGVAHGVESGTVGAKCWPIDHSKTVRVESKMVVRHGDQFWMNGNYVGKEAKAARWRGRKAQIAEAREKAASMPPGPERSKLEAAANRFEQNNTAVEKARLAENVYHPAQAAPEGWTNVSSDPAKLAQFKLKPNDFSIPGTNFRAQVYEPDPGVFGNDFKTQVVFQGTDKYKWSDWANNIAQGANKNSAYYDRAVKIGRALEKSGTDVDIVGHSLGGGMGSAASRASGLAATTFNAAGLNPATVARYGGTPVASDIQAYRVEGEILTKVQEGSHGMMPTAVGTPHILPGTGGAVERHGMNQVIDGIEAQKTADQATIVQETRP, encoded by the coding sequence GTGGCAGACAACGTAATGGCTCGCAAGGATGGTCAGTGGACCATCGTGTCGATGATGCCGGACGTATGCAAGACCCCCATGGGGAGTAGCTCGCCGCCCGTACCTTATCCTGTCACGGCGAGCCTCGGCGACAGTCAGATGACGTCGAAGACGGTCTTTGCGAACGGGAATCCGATCGTGCGGTTCGATTCGAGTTTCGCGCCCGATACGATCGGCGATCAGGCCGGTGTGGCACATGGTGTCGAAAGCGGAACCGTTGGCGCCAAGTGCTGGCCTATCGACCATAGCAAGACCGTTCGGGTCGAGAGCAAGATGGTCGTGCGTCACGGCGATCAGTTCTGGATGAACGGCAATTACGTCGGGAAGGAAGCAAAGGCTGCCCGTTGGCGAGGTCGGAAGGCGCAGATTGCCGAGGCACGGGAGAAAGCTGCTTCGATGCCGCCGGGACCGGAGCGGAGCAAACTCGAAGCGGCGGCAAATCGCTTTGAGCAAAACAATACGGCCGTCGAAAAGGCGCGCTTGGCTGAGAACGTTTACCACCCGGCGCAGGCGGCGCCAGAGGGATGGACGAACGTCAGCAGCGACCCTGCGAAACTGGCTCAGTTCAAGTTGAAGCCCAACGATTTTTCGATACCGGGGACAAACTTTCGTGCCCAGGTCTACGAGCCCGATCCTGGAGTTTTCGGCAACGATTTCAAGACGCAGGTGGTTTTTCAGGGTACAGACAAGTACAAGTGGTCCGACTGGGCCAATAACATCGCTCAAGGGGCCAATAAGAACTCGGCCTATTACGACCGTGCAGTCAAGATCGGGCGAGCGCTTGAGAAGAGTGGAACCGATGTGGACATTGTGGGGCATTCGCTCGGCGGCGGCATGGGTTCTGCCGCATCGCGCGCAAGTGGCTTGGCTGCGACCACGTTCAACGCAGCTGGCCTCAATCCGGCGACGGTAGCGCGTTATGGCGGGACGCCGGTGGCATCCGATATTCAGGCGTACCGCGTGGAAGGGGAGATCCTGACGAAGGTGCAGGAAGGCAGTCACGGCATGATGCCTACAGCTGTCGGCACGCCGCACATCCTTCCGGGAACGGGTGGTGCGGTTGAACGCCATGGCATGAATCAGGTCATCGATGGCATCGAAGCACAAAAGACAGCCGATCAGGCGACGATCGTTCAGGAGACCCGTCCTTGA
- a CDS encoding DUF2169 family type VI secretion system accessory protein, whose product MEFRNLTPLHAMAFNAVDVPGNEIHVVALKAVYRLEPAQSLDAEGDTHRCVLLSGDSAVPLTMADEYEGETGKSSVKWESDLAPFKPKCDVLVRATAHAPHGTPAASWPARVRVFDAGTMVIDKGLRVTGPRAFTKGWRGWRLGEPEPTRAVPVRWEQAYGGTSRVALTQSAKGASADLELNEVCFTNPLGRGWVEKRFLDRATHKSVVASLCASSLPGPLPKIAEIPAPQIEAWDVPITSLDVAEHSASGLDAKQMKEVVARYATTPVGLGVVGRAWTPRLQFAGTYDEIWHKTRWPYHPVDHDFHYWNGAPADQQIEWPAPGLAFELANLAQPEHTRAGFLRARLPGHRALVALRFKSGEIVPLEMKLDTLLIDTEEMRVSATWRAVFPLQPAVRVCEARFELDRHAPLLRMAVPKTSSEPEDAWQTT is encoded by the coding sequence ATGGAGTTCCGTAACCTCACGCCTTTGCATGCGATGGCATTCAATGCCGTCGACGTGCCGGGCAACGAAATCCACGTGGTGGCGCTCAAGGCGGTGTATCGGCTTGAGCCGGCGCAGTCGCTCGACGCCGAGGGCGATACGCATCGTTGCGTGCTGCTGAGCGGCGACAGTGCCGTCCCGTTGACGATGGCAGACGAATACGAAGGCGAAACGGGTAAGAGCAGCGTGAAATGGGAAAGCGATCTCGCGCCGTTCAAACCGAAGTGTGATGTCCTGGTTCGAGCGACAGCACACGCCCCGCATGGCACGCCTGCGGCATCGTGGCCCGCTCGCGTACGCGTATTCGACGCCGGGACGATGGTCATCGACAAAGGACTGCGCGTCACGGGACCGCGCGCGTTTACGAAGGGCTGGCGCGGGTGGAGGCTCGGTGAACCTGAACCGACACGAGCTGTTCCAGTGCGCTGGGAGCAAGCATACGGCGGCACGAGCCGCGTCGCCCTCACGCAGAGCGCAAAGGGGGCGAGCGCGGATCTTGAGCTGAACGAAGTCTGCTTCACCAACCCGCTGGGCCGCGGTTGGGTCGAGAAGCGCTTCCTCGATCGGGCGACCCATAAGTCGGTCGTCGCCTCGTTGTGTGCATCATCGCTTCCAGGACCATTGCCGAAGATTGCCGAAATTCCGGCGCCGCAGATCGAAGCATGGGACGTTCCGATAACCAGTCTCGACGTTGCCGAGCATTCCGCTTCGGGGCTGGATGCCAAGCAGATGAAAGAGGTCGTAGCCCGCTACGCGACGACGCCTGTCGGATTGGGTGTTGTCGGGCGCGCCTGGACACCCCGTTTGCAGTTTGCCGGGACTTACGACGAGATCTGGCATAAGACAAGATGGCCGTACCATCCGGTGGATCATGACTTCCACTATTGGAATGGTGCGCCGGCAGATCAGCAGATCGAATGGCCTGCGCCGGGGCTCGCCTTCGAGCTTGCCAATCTCGCGCAGCCGGAGCACACGCGTGCAGGCTTTTTGCGTGCGAGACTTCCGGGGCATCGCGCCCTTGTGGCGCTTCGCTTCAAGAGCGGTGAAATCGTGCCACTCGAGATGAAGCTCGACACACTTTTGATCGATACCGAGGAAATGCGCGTATCGGCTACATGGCGAGCGGTTTTTCCGTTGCAGCCGGCGGTGCGCGTGTGCGAGGCACGTTTCGAACTCGATCGGCATGCGCCTCTGCTGCGAATGGCTGTCCCGAAAACAAGCAGCGAACCGGAGGACGCGTGGCAGACAACGTAA
- a CDS encoding type VI secretion system Vgr family protein, which produces MQMSEIASFFQLQSNRLFTIETPLKGRSDLVLVDFHCTEGLSQNFEMHVRLASQDKNIELKKLIGQPVTITLQLTDALASSEERYFHGYVAAFSHLDTDGGFAMYSATILPWLWMLSRRQDIRIFQEENTEAILARVFREYGKLASFEFRLSKGTQNRSYCTQYRETDLAFVERLMREDGLFYYFEHAKDGHKLIIADNSVTAKPIDGRSPSLQYNQGEAMDNLAVITSFQAQRQLAPDTVGLKTFDYKIPHARRFVSGGTEVNQGDVPSYEIYDYLGEHGFADSDRGEELARFRTEALAAHSKTFVGVTTGRRMMPCRYFELDDHYDHASTKQEDRQFLLLTVSHTGTNNYEPGEGSSAYSCSFTCIRKKIPYRPAFEGERPTIVGPQTAIVVGPKGEEIYTDSLGRVKVQFHWDRLGKRDQGSSCWVRVSQPWAGSGFGMIQIPRIGDEVVVSFLDGNPDRPLVTSRVYNSQNTPPWALPANATQSGILTRSTKTGNVNTANAIRFEDKKGEEEVWLHAEKDQRIEVEHNESHWVGNDRSKNIDHDETVHVGHDRTETVDNNETIHVGVDRTETVGNNETLTVGGNRNETIEGMENLLIALTSTETVGLAKALTVGGAYTVTVAGAINTAAGLASAEEVGLSKTTMVGKTYTVTAGDRIELRTGKASIVLESSGHITISGTSIDILGSDAVTVDGKTVDLN; this is translated from the coding sequence ATGCAAATGTCCGAAATTGCGAGCTTCTTCCAGCTCCAGAGCAATCGCCTGTTTACGATTGAAACGCCTTTGAAAGGTCGATCAGATCTCGTGCTCGTCGATTTCCATTGTACCGAGGGGTTATCTCAGAATTTCGAGATGCATGTCCGGCTCGCGTCGCAGGACAAGAATATCGAGCTGAAGAAGCTGATCGGCCAACCTGTGACAATCACGTTGCAGTTGACCGATGCGCTCGCCAGCTCGGAAGAGCGTTACTTCCACGGATACGTCGCAGCGTTTTCGCATCTCGATACCGATGGTGGTTTTGCGATGTACAGCGCAACGATCCTTCCGTGGCTCTGGATGCTCTCTCGCCGGCAGGACATTCGGATCTTTCAGGAAGAGAATACAGAGGCGATTCTCGCGCGCGTGTTTCGTGAGTACGGCAAGCTCGCGTCGTTTGAGTTCCGGCTCTCGAAAGGAACGCAGAATCGCAGCTATTGCACGCAGTACCGTGAGACGGATCTTGCTTTCGTCGAACGGCTGATGCGAGAGGATGGCTTGTTCTATTACTTCGAGCATGCGAAGGATGGGCACAAGCTGATCATTGCCGATAACTCGGTGACCGCGAAGCCGATCGACGGGCGCAGTCCATCGCTGCAATACAACCAGGGCGAGGCGATGGACAATCTCGCCGTCATCACGTCATTTCAAGCACAGCGTCAGCTTGCACCGGACACGGTCGGACTGAAAACTTTCGACTACAAGATTCCTCATGCCCGGCGATTCGTGTCGGGTGGAACGGAGGTCAATCAAGGCGACGTACCGTCCTACGAGATCTACGACTACCTCGGCGAGCATGGCTTCGCTGACAGCGATCGGGGTGAAGAGCTCGCGCGCTTCCGGACGGAAGCGCTCGCTGCACACAGCAAGACGTTCGTCGGGGTGACGACGGGTCGGCGGATGATGCCGTGCCGATACTTCGAGCTGGACGACCACTACGATCACGCAAGCACCAAACAGGAAGACCGGCAATTCCTGTTGCTGACTGTGTCACACACCGGCACGAACAACTATGAGCCCGGTGAGGGGAGTTCGGCGTATTCGTGCAGCTTCACCTGCATTCGGAAGAAAATTCCGTACCGTCCGGCATTCGAAGGGGAGCGTCCGACGATCGTCGGGCCGCAGACGGCGATCGTCGTAGGTCCGAAAGGCGAGGAGATTTATACGGATAGTCTCGGCCGGGTGAAGGTGCAGTTCCACTGGGATCGTCTCGGCAAACGCGACCAAGGGAGTTCCTGCTGGGTGCGCGTGAGCCAGCCGTGGGCGGGTAGCGGTTTCGGGATGATTCAGATTCCGCGAATCGGGGATGAGGTGGTCGTGAGCTTCCTGGACGGAAATCCGGACCGTCCCCTCGTGACGTCGCGCGTTTACAACTCGCAGAACACGCCGCCGTGGGCATTGCCGGCCAACGCCACACAGAGCGGGATTCTGACGCGTTCGACCAAGACCGGTAACGTCAACACGGCCAATGCGATTCGCTTCGAGGACAAGAAGGGTGAGGAAGAGGTCTGGCTACACGCCGAGAAGGACCAGCGCATCGAGGTCGAGCACAATGAATCGCACTGGGTTGGCAACGATCGCTCCAAGAACATCGATCACGATGAGACGGTACACGTCGGCCACGATCGCACGGAAACCGTCGACAACAACGAGACTATTCACGTTGGGGTGGATCGCACCGAGACCGTTGGCAACAACGAGACGCTGACGGTCGGCGGCAACCGGAACGAGACGATCGAGGGGATGGAGAATCTTCTGATTGCACTGACGTCCACGGAGACGGTGGGGCTGGCGAAAGCACTGACCGTGGGCGGCGCGTATACGGTGACGGTAGCAGGCGCGATCAATACTGCGGCCGGCCTCGCCAGTGCTGAGGAAGTCGGCCTTTCGAAAACCACGATGGTGGGCAAGACCTATACGGTTACTGCGGGCGATCGCATCGAGTTGCGAACCGGTAAAGCATCGATCGTTCTTGAAAGCAGCGGACACATCACGATCAGTGGAACGAGTATCGACATTCTGGGTTCTGACGCGGTGACGGTGGACGGCAAGACCGTCGATCTGAACTAA
- the tssF gene encoding type VI secretion system baseplate subunit TssF: MDHLLSHYEREVGLLIRSLAEFARRFPKIAARLGMTGGHVEDLHVDRMVQTFALLAARVDAKLDDDYPQFIEALLEIAYPQYLRTVPSCAVASFDPAVLLGQLTEPLTIARGTMLDANAAPCRFRTVYDVTLSPLRIHSARYSPATLAPAAARIPAEVTGIISITFTSESASQAFDDAVPSAPVRVHLSGERPLVAALSDTLLLRVSAAYVEVDESGHWTRLSKVPIEAAGFAEGERLLPNEGDTSAQSFRHLIEYFAFPEKFDFVDIDLGRMRRAARAEAARRLTLHIAVQGTAHDSGAAQILATLNISTFRLFCTPVVNLFERAATPIQLTSHDATYPITPTPLATGIPLSVYSVEAVYLGERTKSGEDKAAIASHAAPRAQVWPYRAFSHARPMDSSAIYWLAYRDPEAMPDGALAESQLALVDLKGQTAHPRHPQVDVDVLATNGAMPSRLPIGAPDSDLLYEGSALACPITLLSRPTLPASLPRGGALWRVLSALAPHPIDLTRTGLPALKELLRFHAPRSSVVAQRCIDAIVSLDYKPAIRWMSLDNQFPSFVRGVEILLSFSEAATRDVSLHRFSAVMDRFFGPYAHSNSYVQLVVLSAESGKELLRCAPQPGTQPLV, translated from the coding sequence ATGGACCACCTGCTGTCACATTACGAACGTGAAGTCGGGCTGCTTATACGCAGCCTGGCTGAGTTCGCTCGACGCTTCCCCAAGATCGCAGCGCGGCTCGGCATGACTGGCGGCCATGTCGAGGATCTGCACGTCGACCGAATGGTACAGACGTTCGCGTTGCTAGCCGCTCGTGTCGATGCGAAGCTTGATGACGATTACCCGCAATTCATCGAGGCACTTCTCGAAATTGCCTATCCGCAGTATCTGCGCACGGTCCCGTCATGCGCGGTTGCCTCGTTCGACCCAGCGGTTCTGCTCGGTCAGCTTACCGAACCGCTGACGATAGCGCGCGGCACGATGCTGGACGCCAATGCCGCACCGTGCCGCTTCCGTACCGTCTACGACGTCACGTTGTCGCCACTACGTATTCACTCGGCTCGCTATTCACCAGCGACGCTTGCGCCAGCTGCAGCGCGCATCCCGGCAGAAGTGACGGGGATCATTTCGATCACCTTTACAAGCGAATCCGCGTCGCAAGCATTCGACGACGCCGTTCCGTCCGCCCCGGTGCGGGTACATCTGTCCGGAGAGCGGCCGCTCGTCGCCGCGCTTTCCGATACGCTGTTGCTTCGTGTATCGGCCGCCTACGTTGAGGTGGACGAAAGCGGACACTGGACCCGCTTGTCGAAAGTCCCCATTGAGGCGGCCGGCTTTGCCGAAGGCGAGCGATTGTTGCCGAACGAAGGCGACACGAGCGCACAATCGTTCCGGCATCTGATCGAGTATTTTGCCTTCCCCGAGAAGTTTGATTTCGTCGACATCGACCTGGGTCGAATGCGCCGCGCCGCGCGCGCCGAAGCAGCTCGACGACTGACGCTTCACATCGCCGTGCAAGGCACCGCCCATGATTCCGGCGCCGCTCAGATCCTGGCAACGCTGAACATCAGCACGTTCCGATTGTTTTGCACACCGGTCGTCAACCTGTTTGAACGCGCGGCAACGCCTATCCAGCTAACCAGTCACGATGCCACCTATCCGATCACGCCGACCCCGTTGGCGACCGGCATTCCGCTGAGCGTCTACTCGGTTGAAGCCGTGTATCTGGGCGAGCGTACAAAGTCGGGCGAAGACAAGGCCGCCATCGCTTCACATGCGGCACCGCGCGCGCAGGTGTGGCCGTATCGTGCATTCAGTCACGCGCGGCCCATGGATTCGTCCGCCATCTATTGGCTGGCCTACCGAGATCCGGAAGCCATGCCGGACGGCGCGCTGGCGGAATCGCAACTGGCGTTGGTCGACTTAAAGGGTCAAACCGCTCATCCGCGACACCCTCAGGTCGATGTCGATGTCCTGGCGACCAACGGAGCAATGCCGTCCCGGTTGCCGATCGGTGCTCCGGATAGCGATCTTCTGTACGAGGGTTCAGCGCTGGCATGCCCGATTACCCTGCTCTCTCGCCCGACCTTGCCGGCATCCTTGCCGCGTGGCGGCGCGCTTTGGCGCGTTCTGTCGGCACTGGCGCCGCATCCGATCGACCTGACGCGGACCGGACTACCCGCGTTGAAGGAGTTGCTCCGTTTCCATGCCCCGCGTTCCAGCGTAGTTGCCCAACGTTGCATCGACGCGATCGTATCCCTGGACTACAAACCGGCGATCAGGTGGATGTCCCTCGACAACCAGTTCCCGTCGTTTGTTCGCGGTGTGGAAATCCTGCTTTCCTTCTCAGAGGCGGCGACAAGAGATGTCAGCCTGCATCGCTTCTCGGCCGTCATGGACCGGTTCTTCGGCCCGTACGCTCACTCAAACAGCTACGTTCAGCTCGTCGTGTTATCGGCCGAAAGCGGCAAGGAACTTTTGCGATGCGCGCCGCAGCCCGGCACGCAACCGTTGGTCTAG
- a CDS encoding DUF3592 domain-containing protein, producing the protein MYKVVVFVVIGVGFLIAAAINVQLTREFMRTSIMVPGEVVKLNAGGYHPEIEFMTKSGEHVSYPQGGIVSKMAVGDRPQVRYLAENPIPTARIDRFDAIWGNAVFFAAFGLGFIVCGLINLPSRQ; encoded by the coding sequence ATGTACAAAGTCGTAGTCTTTGTCGTGATCGGAGTCGGCTTTTTGATCGCAGCGGCTATAAACGTTCAGCTGACGCGTGAATTCATGCGGACGTCAATCATGGTGCCGGGCGAAGTGGTGAAGTTGAACGCGGGCGGTTATCACCCTGAAATCGAGTTCATGACCAAGTCAGGCGAACACGTTTCGTATCCGCAAGGCGGTATCGTGTCAAAAATGGCCGTCGGCGATCGACCGCAGGTGCGCTATCTTGCCGAGAATCCGATTCCGACTGCGAGAATCGATCGGTTCGATGCAATCTGGGGGAACGCAGTCTTTTTCGCTGCCTTCGGATTGGGCTTTATCGTTTGTGGGCTGATCAACCTTCCGTCACGACAATAA
- a CDS encoding DUF3592 domain-containing protein: MFKGISAIVIGVGLLVAAAICAQSTREFLRTSIVVPGLVVKLNAGGYHSEIQFTTKTGQQISYPQGGIVTKVELGQRVEVRYRADDPDGSATMNVFAAVWDLPIVFTIMAAFAIVCGVMSFRSRT, translated from the coding sequence ATGTTTAAGGGCATCAGTGCCATTGTGATTGGGGTGGGCCTTCTTGTTGCTGCTGCAATCTGCGCACAGTCGACTAGAGAGTTTCTTCGAACGTCAATTGTGGTACCGGGCCTCGTCGTTAAACTCAATGCTGGCGGATACCATTCCGAGATTCAATTCACCACCAAGACAGGACAGCAGATTTCGTATCCGCAAGGCGGGATTGTCACGAAAGTGGAGCTCGGTCAGCGCGTCGAGGTGCGATACCGAGCCGACGATCCTGATGGCAGCGCAACGATGAATGTCTTCGCCGCGGTCTGGGATTTGCCGATCGTTTTTACCATCATGGCGGCGTTCGCGATCGTGTGCGGAGTTATGAGTTTTCGGTCGCGGACATAG